The following proteins are co-located in the Pochonia chlamydosporia 170 chromosome 6, whole genome shotgun sequence genome:
- a CDS encoding aminotransferase (similar to Talaromyces marneffei ATCC 18224 XP_002148476.1): MAPHCTDTPPVPEADSTPTQHDGHLFHRSLAQAPHMVESASGSNLHLSNGRTVIDACGGAAVAIIGHGNQEVQNAIIKQAQKVSYVHTQSYTTPVAEELADFILDGTPYGLEKALFLGSGSEVIEAAMKLARQYHFERNEPDRIHFVSRKQSYHGNTMASMSISSNLARKVPYKGFEYQHVSHVTPPYAYRYKLDGESDVQFTERLLRELEDEFLRVGPEKVIAFVAEPIIGATAGCIVPPTGYLSGARKVCDKYGILLILDEIMCGTGRTGTFFAFEQENVVPDIVTAAKGLGGGYAAIAGMYVHTKVVNALRQGSQALNHGHTYQAHPMSCAAALAVQKILRRDGLVERCRDMGLVLEKLLRSELAECKSVGDIRGRGLFWAVEFVKDSITKETFDPSLGFSGKVTQVSFHKGVAVYPGVGTVDGLKGDHILLAPPYTVTEEELATICQTLKEAILSQEALHL; encoded by the coding sequence ATGGCCCCCCATTGTACAGACACACCGCCTGTACCCGAAGCAgattcaactccaacacagCACGATGGCCACTTATTCCACAGATCACTTGCTCAAGCCCCGCATATGGTGGAATCCGCCTCTGGAAGCAACTTACATCTTTCCAATGGCCGAACCGTCATCGACGCctgtggtggtgctgctgtaGCTATCATTGGTCATGGAAACCAAGAAGTGCAAAACGCAATCATCAAGCAGGCCCAAAAAGTCAGCTACGTTCATACCCAATCATACACCACGCCAGTTGCCGAGGAGTTGGCCGATTTTATTCTAGATGGAACACCTTACGGGCTTGAGAAGGCGCTCTTCTTGGGAAGTGGAAGTGAGGTAATTGAAGCTGCGATGAAATTGGCCCGACAGTACCATTTTGAGAGAAATGAGCCAGACCGGATACATTTTGTTTCTCGGAAGCAGAGCTACCATGGGAACACCATggcttccatgtcaataTCGTCTAATTTGGCGAGAAAAGTGCCGTATAAGGGCTTTGAGTACCAACATGTGTCGCATGTTACGCCGCCGTATGCGTACCGGTACAAGTTGGATGGCGAATCGGATGTCCAATTCACGGAAAGACTGCTCCGAGAACTGGAGGACGAGTTTCTGAGAGTTGGCCCCGAGAAAGTAATTGCCTTTGTTGCTGAGCCTATCATCGGCGCAACGGCGGGCTGCATTGTTCCGCCGACGGGATATCTCTCTGGTGCTCGAAAGGTTTGCGACAAGTACGGCATTCTCCTGATTTTAGATGAAATCATGTGTGGCACCGGACGGACTGGCACgttctttgcctttgagcAGGAAAACGTGGTGCCGGATATTGTGACGGCGGCTAAGGGTTTGGGAGGTGGTTAtgccgccattgctggcaTGTATGTCCATACTAAGGTCGTTAATGCTCTTAGACAAGGGAGCCAGGCGCTCAACCACGGTCATACATACCAAGCGCATCCTATGTCTTgcgctgctgccttggccgTACAGAAGATCCTCAGAAGAGATGGCCTTGTTGAGAGGTGCCGAGATATGGGTCTTGTactggagaagctgcttcGTTCGGAGCTGGCGGAATGCAAGTCCGTTGGGGATATCCGTGGTCGAGGGTTGTTTTGGGCAGTCGAGTTTGTGAAGGACAGCATCACGAAGGAGACATTTGATCCGTCTCTGGGCTTTTCAGGCAAGGTGACGCAGGTTTCTTTCCACAAAGGCGTTGCTGTATATCCTGGTGTTGGAACGGTGGATGGGTTGAAGGGCGACCATATTTTGTTGGCGCCGCCGTACACTGTcacggaggaggagttggcGACAATTTgtcaaacattgaaggaagCTATTTTGTCTCAAGAGGCGTTGCATCTTTGA
- a CDS encoding monocarboxylate transporter (similar to Cordyceps militaris CM01 XP_006668104.1), protein MPLCEKTRDHGSSVSDTGDESGPDQDTTPKDEAHLDTWRGWVVVTAAALSLFMYMGVIYSWGILQAEMADTKGYSLTTLTFVGSLATSFMVALCILVGKLVRKFGYRRIAMSGAVFLGLGEFLSSWVVDHLWALFITHGILFGVGGGLIILPCSTAPLQWFRKYRGLATGIVFGGGSLGAAVMGVAAHELVNKVGIEWTFRILGFMLWAVCLPAAYCIQQPLLSKSSVPQLQWYRWREPKFIILILGGAIACFPLFVPPYFIPIFARSVSSSGSTAIIALTIWNLASTFGRVFAGYSSDSFLGPLNSLNISLFLCGISALAIWPFVTNMGLLVFFTIINGVGCGSFFSLFPLAVGSTFGPPNTMGILPILWEAWIFGYFLGTPIAARLYSLAGTGTDVSLYRPAAYYAGAASFVGMFFMLAIRFMNKKQFFTKA, encoded by the exons ATGCCATTGTGTGAAAAGACCCGAGACCACGGGTCGTCGGTCTCAGACACCGGCGACGAATCAGGACCCGACCAAGACACCACCCCCAAGGATGAAGCACACCTTGACACATGGAGAGGATGGGTGGTAGTTACGGCTGCGGCATTGTCTCTTTTCATGTACATGGGTGTGATATACAGCTGGGGTATATTGCAGGCGGAAATGGCTGACACGAAGGGCTATTCGCTTACTACACTTACATTTGTGGGATCGCTCGCCACGTCGTTCATGGTAGCGCTGTGTATATTGGTAGGCAAGTTGGTGAGAAAGTTTGGGTACAGGAGAATTGCCATGTCGGGTGCTGTGTTTCTAGGGCTGGGTGAATTCCTGTCAAGTTGGGTTGTTGACCATCTGTGGGCACTGTTCATCACGCATGGTATattgtttggtgttggtggcggcttAATCATTCTG CCTTGCTCAACAGCTCCGCTGCAATGGTTCCGCAAATATCGTGGACTTGCAACGGGGATAGTAttcggaggaggaagtcTTGGTGCTGCAGTGATGGGTGTTGCTGCCCATGAACTCGTCAACAAGGTTGGGATTGAGTGGACATTCAGAATCTTGGGCTTCATGCTGTGGGCGGTTTGTCTCCCGGCAGCGTATTGCATACAACAGCCTTTGCTGTCCAAGTCTTCGGTTCCACAACTTCAATG GTACCGATGGCGAGAACCCAAGTTCATTATTCTCATCCTCGGAGGTGCCATTGCGTGCTTCCCTCTCTTCGTTCCACCGTACTTTATTCCCATTTTTGCCAGATCAGTCAGCAGCTCTGGTTCGACTGCCATTATAGCACTTACAATTTGGAATCTCGCATCGACGTTTGGCCGAGTATTCGCTGGGTATTCTTCTGACTCCTTCCTCGGTCCGctcaacagcctcaacatTTCGCTCTTTCTTTGCGGGATAAGCGCATTGGCAATTTGGCCGTTCGTCACTAACATGGGCTTATTGGTCTTCTTCACCATTATCAACGGTGTTGGGTGCGGCTCATTCTTCAGCTTGTTCCCGCTGGCTGTGGGAAGCACCTTTGGGCCACCTAACACGATGGGTATTCTACCAATCCTGTGGGAAGCCTGGATTTTCGGCTATTTCCTG GGGACGCCTATTGCAGCTCGGTTATACTCTTTGGCCGGCACAGGAACCGACGTGAGCTTGTACCGACCTGCGGCATACTATGCTGGTGCTGCGTCTTTTGTTGGCATGTTCTTCATGCTTGCTATTCGCTTCATGAACAAGAAGCAGTTTTTCACAAAGGCGTGA
- a CDS encoding aminotransferase (similar to Cordyceps militaris CM01 XP_006668105.1) translates to MSDSTIPIPSALDFLAHFRTYKFSWSSTLSIPDPTRDEPTMRSSLSCDACRRSKLKCIHEGSAPCQRCRKLGNTECALTRPVSRTPRSSRARRSDVRGSAKRIETPQHLDDSITHATPAAAATAVPTRRQHAQSQSPTRHRVPAKQQQLPPSDYTKQLVDAHIDSLSNSVILKAVHVFINNFPELAILHLPTFIEEFHAQRHPESKALLGAVLAVTKAQLSVQSTSWADELLSREHYALYTKDVLSEFILQPPKVQVVQALLIITLHEWGTRDFHKAWVYCGIAIRIMQALHSFRVAPYPLDITSENRNDTVSLAVETRTYWACFIMDCMVNSGTYNPPMLPMSEMKKMKIARPLSAVEFAFGPEAPPQAVGGDHSLAGQSTGMLDVTQSFEILVGGFDIWAQVMTFIFNDGRRAPGMCAPQNCPWVPGSPWSLSRSQLEAWRAGQHRKLHYPSNSVAVHMTLGFGETFVYLNLLFYVSTLMLHREYFPFLPTPESEPRGPVDQPMLEAPAPEGWWNESSRLLFGAAEHIATILHEASECGVHLMTPFAGFCAFSAGYLNLYVSKYPRMNLNRSPRAEECLAMCLDYLEKFRHVWKIADGWIKTIQHASVLYGRATEDQTRYQGRSRADFDTLHQSVHEFRVVDRSDQHSREIRGAERPPAPATSPSAVQTIPEHELDTNTLLNQLFAEVSNNLDEQGAWSQWWPAIEQVDLQSAGQSMHIVP, encoded by the exons ATGTCTGACTcaaccatccccatcccatcGGCTTTGGATTTTCTAGCCCATTTCCGAACTTATAAGTTTTCTTGGAGCTCCACCCTCAGCATCCCAGATCCGACCCGTGACGAACCGACGATGCGATCCAGCCTCTCCTGCGATGCATGCAG GCGCTCTAAACTCAAGTGCATACACGAAGGAAGTGCGCCGTGTCAAAGGTGTCGCAAGTTGGGCAACACAGAGTGCGCCTTGACTCGTCCCGTGTCACGAACACCACGTAGCAGCAGGGCAAGACGTAGCGATGTCAGAGGTTCGGCTAAAAGAATTGAAACACCACAGCATCTGGATGATAGTATAACTCATGCGACTCCTGCGGCTGCAGCTACGGCTGTTCCAACCCGGAGGCAACATGCGCAGAGCCAATCTCCTACACGGCATCGCGTGCCGGCCAAACAGCAGCAACTCCCTCCCTCTGACTATACGAAACAATTAGTCGACGCGCACATTGACAGTCTGTCGAATAGTGTGATTCTCAAAGCTGTTCATGTCTTTATCAACAACTTTCCGGAGCTTGCCATCCTGCATCTCCCCACATTTATTGAAGAGTTTCATGCGCAGCGACACCCAGAGAGTAAGGCTTTGCTGGGTGCGGTTTTGGCAGTAACAAAGGCGCAGTTATCGGTGCAGAGTACTTCCTGGGCGGATGAATTGTTATCGAGGGAACACTATGCTCTTTACACAAAGGATGTGTTGTCCGAGTTTATTTTGCAGCCGCCGAAAGTGCAGGTCGTCCAGGCTCTCCTCATCATTACTCTTCACGAATGGGGAACGCGAGACTTTCACAAGGCGTGGGTATATTGCG GAATTGCGATTCGTATAATGCAGGCTCTGCATAGTTTCCGAGTTGCGCCATACCCGCTTGATATAACATCAGAAAATCGAAACGACACAGTCTCCCTGGCCGTGGAAACCAGAACATACTGGGCATGTTTCATCATGGACTGCATGGTCAATTCGGGCACATACAATCCTCCTATGCTTCCCATGTCGGAAATGAAAAAGATGAAGATTGCTCGCCCGCTGAGCGCCGTGGAATTTGCATTTGGACCGGAGGCACCGCCCCAGGCAGTTGGAGGTGACCATTCTCTGGCAGGTCAATCAACGGGCATGCTAGACGTAACTCAAAGTTTCGAGATATTAGTCGGCGGTTTCGACATTTGGGCGCAGGTAATGactttcatcttcaacgaTGGACGTCGAGCACCTGGCATGTGTGCACCCCAGAACTGCCCTTGGGTTCCTGGCTCGCCGTGGTCGCTGTCGAGGAGTCAGTTGGAGGCCTGGCGGGCAGGTCAACACCGAAAGCTTCATTATCCTAGTAATTCTGTCGCTGTTCATATGACTCTTGGTTTTGGGGAGACTTTTGTCTATCTCAACCTTCTCTTCTATGTGAG CACTCTCATGCTTCATCGTGAATATTTCCCTTTTCTCCCGACCCCAGAATCGGAACCACGTGGCCCCGTGGATCAGCCAATGTTGGAAGCGCCCGCTCCAGAAGGATGGTGGAATGAAAGCTCGCGACTTCTGTTTGGTGCCGCAGAGCACATTGCCACGATTTTGCACGAAGCGTCCGAGTGTGGGGTGCATCTCATGACTCCTTTTGCTGGATTTTGTGCCTTCTCCGCTGGTTATCTCAATCTTTATGTGTCCAAGTATCCGCGGATGAATCTTAATCGGAGTCCTCGAGCGGAGGAATGCCTCGCAATGTGTCTGGACTACTTGGAAAAGTTTCGGCATGTGTGGAAGATAGCCGACGGATGG ATCAAAACCATACAGCATGCATCGGTGTTGTATGGGCGGGCTACAGAAGACCAGACGCGATACCAAGGACGAAGCCGGGCAGACTTTGACACACTTCATCAATCAGTTCATGAGTTTCGTGTCGTGGACAGATCGGACCAGCATAGCCGGGAGATTCGGGGTGCAGAGAGACCACCTGCGCCTGCGACGTCTCCGAGTGCTGTGCAGACCATTCCAGAGCATGAACTCGATACAAACACCTTGTTGAATCAACTTTTCGCCGAAGTTAGTAATAATCTTGATGAGCAAGGCGCATGGTCACAGTGGTGGCCTGCAATTGAACAGGTTGATCTCCAATCAGCCGGGCAATCGATGCATATCGTGCCTTGA
- a CDS encoding HET domain-containing protein (similar to Cordyceps militaris CM01 XP_006667736.1) — MWTNRSSTGQSNKPCPCCYDLDAIAAADGIDARNVRGTLDQTQMVIRLLRSLQTIENAATSGCKVCKLLVNILLHFDPNSRSTTTQIVLQLPIGHGNLQILFPLDGPQNVVQVYTSPANAKLWHHISPLPEICTDRLSKESLSFIRSCLKSCLENHPLCQQRQSNSSKGPARLIYVGDSSQTTLRLVETNQLAGDPAYNALSYCWGDDISIKTTVSNMHTLTSGIALGSLPQTLVDAVLLTQELGIKFLWIDALCIIQDSHEDWEKESANMASIYANAHLTIAAASAASATQGFLQHSATTGNHQEQKDFSEIIHDDDGTQILLKARLIPQYGIHWKWTDNFEDRFPKEPWSRRGWTLQEQLLSTRLLCISSTEMQWTCWEAEVCECNSKQNKRRQFGGTPIALIDDASVIFRLWKKIVEIYSVRSLTYSSDKLPAVSGIAEVVQQKTGSRYIAGLWADNIDLDLLWRRTGPSDDRDNENNRAASFSWASIDGEIDYYCFRNGKQAYRSSTVLTLDAVPTTEQAPLGSVIDGTLSIRGPLVSATIEQISPNCWMQVKIDDTLLVLATDTVVQGLVFPRPDGELQTTACRWPRHNGSLSSRRSGRQAGPSELRDSISYEPNGRLTGTLPARGTQCWVLQLGAFAQESHQSIVWDHELLILGRSSRSPKYYERLGLTSFRGNRLDKTFGDENVHTITLV, encoded by the exons ATGTGGACTAACCGCTCGTCAACCGGACAGAGTAACAAACCATGCCCATGCTGCTACGATCTGgacgccatcgccgccgcagaTGGCATTGATGCCAGAAACGTCAGAGGAACCCTAGACCAAACACAAATGGTAATACGCCTGTTACGGAGCCTCCAAACAATTGAGAACGCTGCCACGTCAGGCTGTAAAGTCTGCAAACTATTGGTCAACATCCTCTTGCATTTCGACCCAAATTCAAGAAGCACCACGACCCAGATTGTGCTCCAACTTCCAATTGGTCACGGTAACCTTCAGATTCTGTTTCCCCTTGACGGGCCTCAGAATGTAGTTCAAGTATACACATCCCCTG CCAACGCAAAGCTCTGGCATCACATATCACCATTACCGGAAATATGCACAGATCGTCTGTCAAAAGAAAGCCTGAGCTTCATCCGTTCGTGCTTGAAGTCATGTTTGGAGAACCACCCTCTCTgccagcaaagacaaagCAACAGCTCCAAGGGACCAGCTCGCCTCATATACGTAGGCGATAGCAGCCAAACCACACTGCGACTCGTGGAAACCAACCAACTTGCTGGTGACCCAGCCTACAATGCGCTTAGTTACTGCTGGGGCGATgatatcagcatcaagacCACCGTCTCCAACATGCACACCTTGACATCGGGGATCGCACTCGGCAGCCTGCCCCAGACCCTGGTGGACGCCGTACTTCTCACTCAAGAACTGGGTATCAAATTCCTATGGATAGACGCATTGTGTATCATTCAAGATTCGCACGAGGACTGGGAGAAAGAGTCCGCAAATATGGCGTCTATCTACGCAAATGCCCATCTCACCATTGCAGCTGCGTCTGCCGCATCAGCTACGCAGGGCTTTTTGCAGCATAGTGCCACCACGGGGAATCATCAGGAACAGAAAGATTTCAGCGAGATAATCCACGACGATGACGGTACACAAATACTGCTCAAAGCGAGACTTATACCACAATATGGAATCCACTGGAAATGGACCGACAACTTCGAGGATCGCTTCCCCAAAGAGCCGTGGTCAAGACGAGGGTGGACGCTACAAGAGCAATTACTTTCCACTCGTCTTCTGTGTATCTCATCGACAGAAATGCAATGGACGTGCTGGGAAGCAGAAGTCTGTGAATGTAACTCTAAGCAGAACAAACGTCGTCAGTTTGGCGGCACGCCCATTGCTCTAATAGACGACGCGTCTGTTATATTCCGCTTgtggaagaagattgtcgaAATATACTCTGTAAGGTCACTCACATACTCGAGTGACAAGCTTCCCGCAGTATCAGGTATTGCCGAAGTTGTACAGCAAAAGACAGGGTCACGCTAcattgctggcttgtggGCAGATAATATCGACTTGGATCTTCTCTGGCGACGGACGGGGCCGTCAGATGATAGAGATAACGAAAACAATAGGGCCGCCTCTTTCTCGTGGGCGTCGATTGACGGTGAAATAGATTACTATTGTTTTAGGAATGGAAAGCAAGCCTATCGGAGCTCAACAGTTCTTACATTGGACGCGGTTCCTACCACAGAACAAGCTCCTCTAGGTAGTGTCATTGACGGGACACTCTCAATTCGTGGACCTCTCGTCTCTGCAACTATCGAACAAATATCCCCTAATTGTTGGATGCAGGTCAAAATTGATGATACTTTGCTTGTTTTAGCGACTGATACAGTTGTTCAAGGACTCGTTTTTCCCCGGCCAGATGGCGAATTGCAGACAACCGCATGCAGATGGCCCCGGCATAATGGTAGTCTATCTTCCCGGAGAAGCGGACGTCAAGCAGGGCCATCAGAACTGCGTGACAGTATCTCTTATGAGCCAAATGGGAGATTGACTGGGACCTTGCCGGCAAGGGGTACCCAATGCTGGGTCCTTCAGCTGGGTGCATTTGCGCAAGAGTCACATCAGTCAATCGTTTGGGATCATGAGTTATTGATCCTCGGGCGGTCTTCCAGATCCCCTAAGTATTATGAGAGGTTGGGACTTACTTCATTTCGAGGCAATCGACTTGATAAGACATTTGGCGACGAAAATGTACACACCATTACACTGGTCTAA
- a CDS encoding heterokaryon incompatibility protein (HET) domain-containing protein, translating to MTQVKYDKLNSSNNSIRILHLLPGRWAGDLCCKVQTVSLDDKPAFDALSYVWGNANDTSPIEVDGSCLYATKNLICALRRLRSSIDTKVLWVDAICINQADTQEKAEQVALMAKIYRAAGSVHIFLGESGVLDLIPQDEQASWADPPRFTWCRDYTYLLQTETAPTSTGVDSRGVLQDMSAFMASSTPEQPGYDPVDTTELPMWIVWEPKDGLNATDQERVNDFLARQEEEQAAGNGNAASLSPLQVMRNNQAGAFAIMKILSNGRCLKTCLRTSVGSTVWKGALEVVDHIVKLPWWTRVWVLQEAILNQGNVLAIYGEIVAPIGLIEDSGAILTRHYERGTCCKPFWNSMPLDQQQILQRFSEKMGLLESIRENIIRLDQADRLLFLLESTRFKDATDPRDKIYGLLGLLHDSPNPIDLAPDYTVSVTQLYVSLASLFIHRYHHLGILLNDEPRPANSSIPSWVPRWGRTYGTLTTTLLDYRLSQFNAWPPTYGPFPALATDHATALSVLAKPVTRVTSTTKPMIKGEVDFCELLSAIDSFFHLDSDPFADYLPVPTTPLSMAVARTMMGDLFSQLDYAFKVGRVTFDRAYDGDANMFRTAHTAMKAGPGGLVLIGPDQTVFSDDDMAHIIHVAEENFWYANEGRVFFEAEGGYIGSAPPGTEAGDELCLVFGSPVPFVLREVPAPVEAVREDVIWRQVVGHAYVHGIMDGEAAPGHERGGSETSPYVAKAGTDGIRSVYLI from the exons ATGACCCAGGTAAAGTACGACAAGCTCAATTCTTCTAACAATTCCATCCGGATCCTACATCTCCTGCCTGGACGATGGGCCGGTGATCTTTGCTGCAAAGTGCAGACCGTCTCTCTCGACGACAAGCCAGCTTTTGATGCACTATCATATGTCTGGGGCAACGCCAACGACACTTCTCCAATCGAAGTGGACGGGTCGTGTCTTTATGCAACGAAGAACTTGATATGCGCTCTCCGGCGCTTGCGGTCCAGCATTGACACAAAGGTTCTCTGGGTGGACGCAATATGTATCAACCAAGCTGACACTCAGGAAAAGGCGGAGCAAGTTGCGTTGATGGCAAAGATTTACAGAGCTGCTGGCTCGGTACACATATTTTTAGGCGAGAGCGGCGTGCTTGACCTCATTCCGCAGGACGAACAAGCTTCTTGGGCTGACCCTCCGAGATTCACATGGTGTCGGGACTACACGTATCTACTCCAAACTGAGACAGCTCCAACTAGTACTGGT GTTGATTCCCGAGGTGTCTTACAAGACATGAGTGCTTTCAtggcctcatcaacacccGAACAGCCAGGTTATGATCCTGTTGATACCACCGAACTACCCATGTGGATTGTG TGGGAGCCAAAGGATGGCCTGAACGCTACCGATCAGGAGAGAGTGAACGATTTTCTTGCCCggcaagaagaggagcagGCAGCAGGCAATGGCAACGCTGCTTCACTCAGCCCACTACAAGTGATGCGTAACAATCAAGCAGGCGCTTTCGCTATCATGAAGATACTCTCAAATGGAAGGTGCCTGAAAACTTGCCTTCGCACGTCCGTCGGCTCTACCGTTTGGAAGGGAGCCCTTGAGGTGGTGGACCATATTGTAAAACTTCCATGGTGGACACGTGTGTGGGTTCTTCAAGAAGCTATCTTGAATCAAGGAAACGTTTTGGCCATCTATGGCGAAATAGTCGCGCCGATAGGTCTTATTGAAGACTCGGGTGCTATTCTAACTCGTCACTATGAGCGTGGCACTTGTTGCAAACCGTTTTGGAACTCAATGCCACTCGATCAGCAACAGATTTTACAGCGATTTTCTGAAAAGATGGGACTCCTAGAGTCAATTCGAGAGAATATAATTCGCCTCGATCAGGCTGACAGGTTGCTCTTCCTCCTGGAAAGCACTCGCTTCAAAGATGCCACCGATCCTCGGGATAAAATCTACGGCCTTTTGGGCCTTCTTCACGACTCCCCAAATCCGATCGACCTCGCTCCAGACTACACCGTCTCAGTCACCCAACTCTACGTTTCGTTGGCTTCTCTTTTTATTCATCGCTACCATCACTTGGGTATCCTACTCAACGATGAACCAAGGCCCGCAAACTcctccatcccatcttggGTACCACGCTGGGGAAGAACCTACGGCACCTTGACGACGACACTGCTAGATTATCGCCTGTCACAATTCAACGCATGGCCACCAACCTACGGTCCCTTCCCAGCCCTTGCCACAGACCATGCAACGGCCCTCAGTGTCTTGGCCAAGCCTGTCACTCGGGTCACCTCTACCACCAAGCCCATGATCAAGGGAGAAGTGGACTTTTGCGAACTTCTTTCAGCCATTGATTCTTTCTTTCATCTTGATTCGGATCCCTTCGCCGATTACTTGCCTGTgccaacaacaccacttTCAATGGCTGTCGCCCGTACTATGATGGGTGATCTTTTCAGTCAGCTCGATTATGCTTTCAAAGTCGGTCGTGTTACTTTTGACAGGGCATatgatggtgatgcaaaCATGTTCCGGACTGCACATACTGCCATGAAAGCAGGTcctggtggtttggttcTTATTGGACCCGACCAGACAGTGTTCTCTGACGATGACATGGCGCACATCATTCATGTAGCCGAAGAAAACTTCTGGTATGCAAACGAGGGTAGAGTGTTCTTTGAGGCTGAAGGTGGCTATATAGGATCAGCCCCTCCGGGCACAGAAGCAGGCGATGAGTTATGCTTGGTATTTGGGAGTCCAGTGCCGTTCGTCCTAAGGGAGGTTCCGGCTCCCGTGGAAGCGGTAAGAGAGGACGTAATTTGGAGGCAGGTTGTCGGTCACGCGTACGTTCATGGAATCATGGATGGCGAAGCTGCACCGGGTCATGAACGGGGCGGTTCAGAGACGAGCCCGTATGTAGCTAAGGCGGGCACAGATGGCATTCGTTCGGTATATTTGATATGA
- a CDS encoding adenylate kinase (similar to Metarhizium acridum CQMa 102 XP_007810357.1), with the protein MQLRRAARVILVGAPGVGKGTQSERLLRRFPQLASISTGDLLRTNVKNRTPLGIKAESTMKSGGLVADDLMLRLISSELRNRGWLQNHGPPEVMTLSSEAISASEMRNPDDIAFDAFAAGRPMSPAQASEDPTASFILDGYPRNAAQANSLEGIVPINLAVSLKTPFEVVLERIAGRWVHEPSGRVYNTTFNAPKVPGRDDITGEPLIQRPDDTEEVYRARFQKFQEASEPLLEHYAKKGVLVEVEGMSSDEISPKLYDVFEQRFVM; encoded by the exons ATGCAACTTAGAAGAGCGGCTAGAGTCATTCTCGTAGGCGCCCCTGGCGTCGGCAAGGGCACCCAGAGCGAACGTCTTCTCCGACGATTTCCTCAACTTGCGTCCATAAGCACCGGCGATTTGCTGCGCACCAATGTCAAGAACAGGACACCTCTCG GCATCAAAGCCGAGAGCACCATGAAGTCTGGCGGCCTCGTCGCAGACGACCTGATGCTACGCCTAATCTCCAGCGAACTTCGAAATCGTGGGTGGCTGCAGAACCACGGACCCCCCGAGGTCATGACGCTCTCATCAGAGGCCATCTCTGCCTCAGAGATGCGCAACCCCGACGACATCGCATTCGATGCTTTCGCAGCTGGCCGTCCCATGTCTCCTGCACAAGCCTCCGAGGACCCGACTGCGTCCTTCATCCTGGATGGCTACCCCCGCAATGCAGCCCAAGCCAACAGTCTCGAGGGCATCGTGCCCATCAACTTGGCAGTTTCACTCAAGACACCCTTTGAAGTCGTCCTCGAGCGCATTGCCGGTCGCTGGGTTCACGAGCCCTCGGGCAGAGTATACAACACTACTTTCAATGCGCCAAAGGTCCCAGGCCGTGATGACATCACTGGCGAGCCTCTCATCCAACGGCCCGATGACACCGAAGAGGTTTACCGTGCACGCTTCCAAAAGTTCCAGGAGGCTAGCGAACCCTTGCTAGAGCACTACGCTAAGAAGGGCGTCCTCGTCGAAGTTGAGGGCATGAGCAGCGATGAGATTAGCCCGAAGCTGTACGATGTCTTTGAGCAACGGTTCGTCATGTAA